One part of the Mya arenaria isolate MELC-2E11 chromosome 3, ASM2691426v1 genome encodes these proteins:
- the LOC128229174 gene encoding monocarboxylate transporter 7-like, which translates to MATDRDPRRKWLVLVAAVACHVTSGGVALSFGVLYTDIRDRIETPQPETATVAAFTLASLCFIGPLAYALCQRLGCRLVTIVASLVAISGLLLGALAPAVHFLFVFIGVFVGCGYGAMAVSSAVATRQHFDSFSRLPMSALGCGLAIGVSIVPLFIRLLLDHLSYLRAYIVCAAIVLNGIACGLLFVPPESNASGAEVGEYRRMENEHVSESSDNATPQPSYDEPLEEARGSGDENGEKAKLKRKPEHHYHSVIRPEETIIVSTLERSWKFDDNELYETASEDEADEDGDATGETPVDEESAVTRDPPVQDSPKNDEELQPEPSKTAPLTLLGVVTGLTEPREICSWRFSLFAISSFLFYLGFVIPLTFYPAVSKQKGYKDTTSVWTLPAMGAGAACGVIMCGALLAVFERRSTVNRLMDGRSTILIAALGSVLAGLSVAFLQYYKHFSVLMITAALFGFFSAFYLRARLCCIQRVCGIDLSASAWIFTGWLAGFAPFIALPITGWLADNHGDYTGGHLMAAVALGLAGVVLSPLLILTSPHRT; encoded by the exons ATGGCTACAG ATCGAGACCCTCGCCGGAAGTGGTTGGTGCTGGTGGCGGCCGTTGCATGCCACGTGACTAGCGGTGGGGTGGCGCTCAGCTTCGGGGTGCTGTACACGGACATCCGCGATCGCATCGAGACACCACAACCGGAAACAGCGACAGTGGCTGCATTCACGCTAGCGTCACTATGCTTTATAG GGCCACTTGCATATGCACTATGCCAAAGACTCGGGTGTCGTTTGGTCACAATAGTGGCGTCCTTGGTCGCCATTTCCGGTCTGCTGCTCGGTGCACTGGCGCCCGCCGTTCACTTTCTCTTCGTGTTCATTGGCGTGTTTGTCG GATGTGGGTATGGTGCCATGGCCGTTTCATCAGCTGTAGCCACGAGGCAACATTTCGATTCCTTCTCGAGGCTGCCAATGAGCGCTCTAGGGTGTGGGCTCGCTATTGGGGTGTCAATTGTACCACTTTTTATCCGGCTTCTTTTGGACCACCTCTCCTACTTACGGGCGTATATTGTGTGCGCCGCTATTGTGCTAAACGGCATTGCTTGTGGTTTACTGTTTGTGCCGCCGGAGTCTAATGCCAGTGGCGCTGAAGTGGGTGAATATAGACGTATGGAGAATGAGCATGTAAGTGAATCATCTGACAACGCTACACCGCAACCTTCATATGATGAGCCACTGGAGGAAGCGCGGGGCAGTGGAGATGAAAACGGAGAAAAAGCAAAGTTAAAACGGAAACCAGAGCACCACTATCACTCTGTGATACGCCCAGAGGAAACAATCATTGTTTCAACTCTTGAACGCTCCTGgaagtttgatgacaatgaaCTATATGAAACTGCGAGTGAAGATGAAGCGGACGAGGATGGGGATGCTACGGGGGAAACTCCTGTAGACGAAGAATCCGCAGTAACACGAGACCCTCCTGTGCAAGATAGTCCAAAGAACGACGAGGAGCTTCAGCCAGAACCATCAAAGACGGCTCCACTAACCCTCCTTGGCGTGGTTACAGGCCTTACGGAGCCGAGAGAAATCTGCAGCTGGCGGTTTTCGCTGTTTGCAATTTCGAGTTTCCTGTTTTATCTCGGATTTGTAATTCCATTAACATTTTACCCGGCCGTGTCGAAACAAAAGG GATATAAGGACACCACATCCGTGTGGACACTGCCGGCAATGGGAGCCGGAGCCGCTTGTGGCGTTATCATGTGCGGTGCATTGTTAGCTGTGTTCGAGCGACGATCAACGGTCAACAGGCTGATGGACGGACGGTCGACAATTTTAATAGCCGCCCTTGGATCGGTCCTGGCTGGCTTGTCAGTAGCATTTCTTCAATACTACAAGCATTTCAGCGTTTTGATGATTACTGCGGCACTGTTTGGATTCTTTAGTG CTTTCTATCTCCGAGCGCGTTTGTGTTGTATTCAAAGGGTTTGTGGAATTGACCTTTCGGCTTCCGCATGGATCTTCACAGGCTGGTTAGCTGGATTTGCGCCTTTCATCGCGCTTCCCATCACGG GCTGGCTGGCAGACAACCACGGTGACT